One window from the genome of Myripristis murdjan chromosome 6, fMyrMur1.1, whole genome shotgun sequence encodes:
- the ska1 gene encoding SKA complex subunit 1 isoform X1, protein MSELEEITMHITDRISSLQRMLELSTDVIPQNRLKKFGQEVFVLEGLLYEFEKCVGRQHDHLKHLQELEGTFQKDLEDMQHLKEKMPAHMPRRKLPAVSEPAPSQNGAAMELQPRQQENVRKTNKSQIKEMEFISMPEFESIPQYMKGRLTYSQLNAAVESINRALAGKYKILHQSVKTLNNHSRRLYQRFKEEETKNTKGQYFVVEADIREFAEIKVDKRFQGILNMLRHCQRIREQRGGGLTRYVLL, encoded by the exons ATGAGTGAGTTGGAGGAGATCACCATGCATATCACTGACAGGATATCATCTTTGCAACGCATGCTTGAACTCTCAACTGATG TAATTCCTCAAAACAGGCTTAAGAAATTTGGGCAAGAAGTGTTTGTGCTTGAAGGACTACTTTatgagtttgaaaaatgtgttggGCGACAGCATGACCACCTAAAGCATTTACAG GAACTGGAGGGGACATTCCAAAAGGATTTGGAGGACATGCAGCACCTTAAGGAGAAAATGCCTGCACACATGCCCAGGAGGAAACTGCCAGCAGT AAGTGAACCTGCACCAAGTCAGAATGGAGCAGCAATGGAGCTACAGCCGAGGCAACAGGAAAATGTCCGAAAGACCAACAAGAGCCAGATCAAAGAGATGGAGTTTATCTCCATGCCAGAGTTTGAGAGCATTCCTCA GTACATGAAAGGACGCTTAACATACAGTCAGCTTAATGCTGCAGTTGAGAGCATTAACAGAGCTTTGGCTGGGAAGTACAAGATCCTCCACCAGTCTGTAAAGACCCTAAATAACCATTCACGCAGACTTTACCAGCGCTTCAAGGAAGAGGAgaccaaaaatacaaaag GTCAATATTTTGTGGTGGAGGCAGACATTCGGGAATTTGCTGAGATAAAGGTGGACAAACGTTTCCAGGGAATTTTGAACATGCTGCGACACTGCCAGCGCATACGGGAGCAACGAGGGGGAGGCCTCACCCGCTATGTTTTACTATGA
- the ska1 gene encoding SKA complex subunit 1 isoform X2, producing the protein MSELEEITMHITDRISSLQRMLELSTDVIPQNRLKKFGQEVFVLEGLLYEFEKCVGRQHDHLKHLQELEGTFQKDLEDMQHLKEKMPAHMPRRKLPAVEPAPSQNGAAMELQPRQQENVRKTNKSQIKEMEFISMPEFESIPQYMKGRLTYSQLNAAVESINRALAGKYKILHQSVKTLNNHSRRLYQRFKEEETKNTKGQYFVVEADIREFAEIKVDKRFQGILNMLRHCQRIREQRGGGLTRYVLL; encoded by the exons ATGAGTGAGTTGGAGGAGATCACCATGCATATCACTGACAGGATATCATCTTTGCAACGCATGCTTGAACTCTCAACTGATG TAATTCCTCAAAACAGGCTTAAGAAATTTGGGCAAGAAGTGTTTGTGCTTGAAGGACTACTTTatgagtttgaaaaatgtgttggGCGACAGCATGACCACCTAAAGCATTTACAG GAACTGGAGGGGACATTCCAAAAGGATTTGGAGGACATGCAGCACCTTAAGGAGAAAATGCCTGCACACATGCCCAGGAGGAAACTGCCAGCAGT TGAACCTGCACCAAGTCAGAATGGAGCAGCAATGGAGCTACAGCCGAGGCAACAGGAAAATGTCCGAAAGACCAACAAGAGCCAGATCAAAGAGATGGAGTTTATCTCCATGCCAGAGTTTGAGAGCATTCCTCA GTACATGAAAGGACGCTTAACATACAGTCAGCTTAATGCTGCAGTTGAGAGCATTAACAGAGCTTTGGCTGGGAAGTACAAGATCCTCCACCAGTCTGTAAAGACCCTAAATAACCATTCACGCAGACTTTACCAGCGCTTCAAGGAAGAGGAgaccaaaaatacaaaag GTCAATATTTTGTGGTGGAGGCAGACATTCGGGAATTTGCTGAGATAAAGGTGGACAAACGTTTCCAGGGAATTTTGAACATGCTGCGACACTGCCAGCGCATACGGGAGCAACGAGGGGGAGGCCTCACCCGCTATGTTTTACTATGA